Sequence from the Methanoculleus sp. SDB genome:
GGGCTGCTGACCAGTATCTACGACGGGATTCAGCGTCCGCTCGAAGTGCTCATGGAGAAGATGGGCGATTTCATCGAGCGCGGTGTTTCGGCACCCGGCCTGTCGCACGAGAAAAAATGGGACTTTGTGCCCGTGAAAAAGAGCGGAGACGAGGTCGAACCGGGCACCATCATCGGCGAGGTGCAGGAGACCAACATCATGCACCGCATTATGGTGCCCCCGAACGTGAATGCCGGGAAGATCAAAGAGATCAAGCAGGGCAGTTTCACGGTCGAGGAGACGGTCTGTATCCTTGAGGACGGCACGGAACTGCAGATGATGCACAAGTGGCCCGTCCGGGTGCCCCGCCCCGTCACCGAGAAGAAGAACCCTGATATCCCCCTCATCACGGGGCAGCGTATTCTCGACGGCCTCTTCCCGATTGCGAAGGGCGGCACTGCAGCCATTCCGGGCCCCTTCGGGAGCGGTAAGACGGTAACGCAGCAGGCGCTTGCCAAGTGGTCCGACGCTGAGATCGTGGTCTATATCGGTTGCGGTGAACGCGGCAACGAGATGACCGAAGTGCTGACCGAGTTCCCTGAGCTTGAGGACCCGAAGACCGGCAAACCGCTCATGGAGCGGACGGTGCTGATCGCCAACACCTCCAATATGCCGGTTGCGGCCCGTGAGGCATCGGTATATACCGGTATTACGATCGCCGAGTACTTCCGTGACATGGGCTATGATGTATCGCTCATGGCAGACTCCACATCGCGGTGGGCCGAGGCAATGCGTGAGATCTCGTCCCGTCTTGAGGAGATGCCCGGCGAAGAGGGGTACCCTGCGTACCTTGCCGCCCGTCTCTCCGAGTTCTACGAGCGTGCGGGACGTGTCGAGGCCCTGAACGGCGAATCGGGATCCGTGACGGTCATCGGGGCTGTCTCCCCGCCGGGCGGTGACTTCTCCGAGCCTGTTACGCAGAATACGCTCCGTATCGTGAAGGTCTTCTGGGCACTTGACGCGAAGCTCTCGCAACGGCGCCA
This genomic interval carries:
- a CDS encoding ATP synthase subunit A, with translation MEVKGSNKGTLKRISGPVVTAVGLDAHMYDVVRVGNEQLMGEVIKIQGDNTIIQVYEDTSGIRPGEPVENTGLSLAVELGPGLLTSIYDGIQRPLEVLMEKMGDFIERGVSAPGLSHEKKWDFVPVKKSGDEVEPGTIIGEVQETNIMHRIMVPPNVNAGKIKEIKQGSFTVEETVCILEDGTELQMMHKWPVRVPRPVTEKKNPDIPLITGQRILDGLFPIAKGGTAAIPGPFGSGKTVTQQALAKWSDAEIVVYIGCGERGNEMTEVLTEFPELEDPKTGKPLMERTVLIANTSNMPVAAREASVYTGITIAEYFRDMGYDVSLMADSTSRWAEAMREISSRLEEMPGEEGYPAYLAARLSEFYERAGRVEALNGESGSVTVIGAVSPPGGDFSEPVTQNTLRIVKVFWALDAKLSQRRHFPAINWLDSYSLYLDTLHDWYDENVSPEWNIVRSWAMEVLQKESELQEIVQLVGSDALPDEEQVTIEVARMLREIFLQQNAFDPVDTFCDMEKQYDILKTIRTFATLAYGAQKVGVPTAQVIGIKAKNDMPQIKFTKDYKADLEKIVVNMEAEFKALREA